A stretch of Triticum aestivum cultivar Chinese Spring chromosome 1D, IWGSC CS RefSeq v2.1, whole genome shotgun sequence DNA encodes these proteins:
- the LOC123179921 gene encoding disease resistance protein RGA5 has product MDIVTGAIAKLIPKLGELLVGEYKLHKGVKKNIEDLLKELKTMNAALIKIGEVPPDQLDSQDKLWADEVRELSYVIEDAVDKFLVRVHGVEPDDNTNGFKGLMKRTTKLLKKVVDKHGIAHTIKDIKKELQEVAARRDRNKFDGIASIPTEAIDPRLRALYIEAAELVGIYGKRDQELMSLLSLEGDDASTKKLKKVSIVGFGGLGKTTLAKAVYEKIKGDFDCHAFVPVGQNPNKKKVFRDILMDLSNSNSDLALLDERQLINKLHKFLENKRYLVIIDDVWDEGLWKDINLAFSNRNNLGSRLIITTRIFGVSESCCSSADDPVYEIEPLSIDDSSKLFYTRIFSDSGCPKEFEQVSKDILKKCGGVPLAIITIASALASGQQVKPKHEWDILLQSLGSGVTKDNSLVEMRRILSFSYYNLPSHLKTCLLYLCLYPEDSEIYRDRLIWKWVAEGFVHHGDQGTSLFLVGLNYFNQLINRSMIQPIYDDLGQVHACRVHDMVLDLICNLSHEAKFAKLLDGTGDSMSLHGNVRRLSLQDRNKDDQGTPLRNFTGISRVRSITIFTSAINIMPALSRFEVLRALDLSDCNLGESSSLQPNLKGVGHLIHLRYLGLAGTQISELPTEIGNLQFLEVLDLVRNYELDELPSTLFKLRRLIYLNVWFYKVVPTPGVLQNLTSIEVLRGILVSLNIIAQELGNLARLRELQIRFKDGSLDLYEGFVKSLCNLHHIESLIVSCNSGETSFELMDLLGEQWVPPVHLREFASYMPSQLSALRGWIKRDPSHLSNLSELILTSVKEVQQEDVEIIGGLQSLRRLWITSTHQTQRLLVIGADGFRCMVDFELYCGSATQIMFESGALPRAEEVCFSLGVRMAKEDGNRGFDLGLQGNLLSLRRRVCVWMCCGGARVGEAKEAEAAVRHALDAHPNHPRISISMRPSIAEDAHDDDLCEDEEEN; this is encoded by the exons ATGGATATTGTCACGGGTGCCATTGCCAAGCTGATCCCCAAGCTGGGAGAACTGCTTGTGGGGGAGTACAAGCTGCACAAGGGCGTCAAGAAAAATATCGAGGACCTCCTAAAAGAGCTCAAGACCATGAACGCTGCGCTCATCAAGATTGGTGAGGTGCCGCCGGACCAGCTCGACAGCCAAGACAAGCTTTGGGCCGATGAGGTCAGAGAGCTCTCCTACGTCATTGAGGATGCGGTGGACAAGTTCCTCGTACGGGTCCATGGCGTTGAGCCCGACGACAACACCAACGGATTCAAGGGGCTCATGAAGAGGACCACCAAGTTGTTGAAGAAAGTCGTGGATAAGCATGGAATAGCTCACACGATCAAGGACATCAAGAAGGAACTCCAGGAGGTGGCTGCTAGGCGTGACAGGAACAAGTTCGATGGTATTGCTTCTATTCCTACTGAAGCAATTGATCCTCGTCTCCGTGCTCTATACATAGAAGCGGCAGAGCTAGTTGGCATCTATGGGAAGAGGGATCAGGAGCTCATGAGTTTACTCTCCTTGGAGGGCGATGATGCCTCTACCAAGAAACTGAAGAAGGTCTCCATTGTTGGATTTGGAGGGTTGGGCAAGACCACTCTTGCCAAAGCAGTATACGAGAAGATTAAAGGTGATTTTGATTGTCACGCATTTGTTCCTGTCGGGCAGAACCCTAACAAGAAGAAGGTTTTTAGGGATATCCTCATGGATCTCAGCAACTCTAACTCAGATCTTGCATTATTGGATGAAAGGCAGCTTATCAACAAACTTCATAAATTTCTCGAGAACAAGAG GTACCTTGTCATAATTGATGATGTATGGGATGAAGGTTTGTGGAAAGACATCAACCTTGCTTTCTCCAACAGGAACAATCTAGGCAGTCGGCTAATCATCACAACCCGCATTTTTGGTGTCTCCGAGTCATGTTGCTCATCGGCTGATGATCCGGTTTATGAAATTGAACCTCTTTCCATAGATGACTCCAGCAAGCTCTTCTATACAAGAATATTCTCGGATAGTGGATGCCCAAAGGAATTTGAACAAGTGTCTAAAGATATATTGAAGAAATGTGGTGGGGTACCACTAGCCATCATTACTATTGCTAGTGCTTTGGCTAGTGGCCAGCAAGTGAAACCAAAGCATGAGTGGGATATTCTACTCCAGTCCCTTGGCTCCGGAGTAACAAAAGATAACAGTTTGGTTGAGATGCGGAGAATACTATCTTTCAGCTATTATAATCTACCGTCTCATCTGAAAACTTGTCTACTATACCTATGTCTATATCCAGAAGATAGCGAGATTTATAGAGATAGACTGATATGGAAGTGGGTGGCTGAAGGATTTGTCCACCATGGAGATCAAGGGACCAGCCTGTTTTTGGTCGGATTAAACTACTTCAACCAGCTCATTAATAGAAGTATGATCCAGCCAATATATGATGATCTAGGCCAGGTACATGCTTGCCGTGTACATGATATGGTTCTGGACCTTATCTGCAACTTGTCACATGAAGCAAAGTTTGCGAAGTTATTGGATGGTACTGGGGATAGCATGTCTTTACATGGCAATGTTCGTCGTTTGTCCCTTCAAGATAGAAATAAAGATGATCAAGGCACACCTCTCAGAAATTTCACGGGTATATCACGAGTGAGGTCAATTACTATCTTTACATCTGCTATTAATATCATGCCAGCCCTGTCAAGGTTTGAAGTTTTGCGTGCACTTGATTTGTCGGACTGTAACCTTGGGGAAAGTAGCAGCCTGCAGCCTAACCTCAAGGGTGTTGGACACTTAATTCACCTAAGGTACCTAGGTCTAGCAGGTACTCAAATTAGTGAACTCCCGACTGAGATAGGAAACCTGCAATTTTTGGAGGTGTTGGATCTTGTAAGGAATTATGAGCTAGATGAATTGCCGTCCACTCTTTTTAAATTGAGAAGGTTAATCTACCTAAATGTTTGGTTCTATAAGGTGGTTCCAACTCCTGGTGTGTTGCAGAATCTGACATCCATTGAAGTGTTGAGGGGGATATTGGTCTCTCTGAACATTATTGCACAAGAGCTTGGAAACCTAGCAAGGCTGAGGGAGCTTCAGATTCGCTTCAAGGATGGTAGTTTGGATTTGTATGAAGGTTTCGTGAAGTCTCTGTGCAACCTACATCACATCGAAAGCCTAATTGTTAGTTGCAATTCTGGAGAAACATCTTTTGAACTGATGGATCTCTTGGGAGAACAATGGGTGCCTCCTGTACATCTCCGCGAATTTGCGTCATACATGCCCAGCCAACTCTCTGCACTGCGAGGGTGGATAAAGAGAGACCCTTCGCATCTCTCGAACCTCTCCGAGTTAATCCTCACGTCAGTGAAGGAAGTGCAGCAGGAGGACGTGGAAATCATTGGGGGGTTGCAGTCCCTTCGACGTCTCTGGATAACGAGCACCCACCAAACACAGCGGCTGCTAGTCATCGGTGCAGATGGGTTCCGCTGTATGGTAGACTTTGAGTTGTATTGTGGATCCGCAACGCAGATAATGTTTGAATCAGGAGCTTTGCCGAGGGCGGAAGAAGTTTGCTTCAGCCTGGGCGTGCGCATGGCGAAAGAGGATGGTAACCGTGGTTTCGACTTGGGCCTGCAGGGGAACCTGCTCTCCCTTCGGCGGCGTGTCTGCGTTTGGATGTGTTGTGGTGGAGCGAGGGTTGGGGAGGCAAAAGAAGCGGAGGCTGCGGTGAGGCACGCCCTCGATGCCCATCCCAACCATCCCAGGATTTCTATTTCTATGCGCCCGAGTATAGCAGAAG ATGCTCATGATGACGATTTgtgtgaggacgaggaggagaactgA